The window GACATGGTATCGTGACTTGGTGTTGCTGCATCAGGGTGCCCCCGCAGATTTGCTCACGCATGTCCATCATGCGGAACAACTCAAGCAATTGGCAGCGCATTACTCGCGACTACAATTACAGTCGGCGATCAAGGCGATTTTTGAGACAAAAGCTATGCTTCAACGGAATGTCAATGCGACGTTGGCTCTGGAGGTTTTGGCTTTGAAGTTGTTGCGGAAGCCGTAGATGATTTTGGAAGAGGACTGCCATGGATTTAACGAAAGCGATGGAACTTTTTGAAGAATTGAAACGGCGAATAAGTGAACACGGTGATTATCTTCGAGAATCTGAGTATAGGACGCGGATCATGCTTGTTGATCCGTTATTGCAGTTGTTGGGATGGAATGTCGAGGATTTCTATTCTGTGGAGATTGAGTTCAGGACTACACAATCCGCAAATGAACGCGCTGACTACGTGCTGAAAAAGGACAGATCTCAAGTTGCTATTGTTGAGGCGAAAAAACTAGGAGCTCCGATGACGCCGAAAGAACGACGGCAAGCCAAAGAGTATGCGGACTATGCAGGTGTGTCTCGATGTATGCTTACTGATGGCGCAAAATGGATGCTCTACGACTTAAATCAAGGCAGAAATCCAGACACGATGCAACCGTGGATTGAGTTTGACATTGAAAATGACGGTCCAGAGCAGTTAATTCTGTACAGTCTCACTCTATGGCAGCAGTGGTTCACTCCTGAAGTCGGTTCCTCGCCCGTTAGCAATCTTATTTTCGGTTCAAGTGTTGATGATAAGCCGCCCGATTCCCCACCAAAAGGAGGAGGGAAGGGAGGAAAGGGTAAAAAACCACCA of the Candidatus Poribacteria bacterium genome contains:
- a CDS encoding type I restriction enzyme HsdR N-terminal domain-containing protein, translating into MDLTKAMELFEELKRRISEHGDYLRESEYRTRIMLVDPLLQLLGWNVEDFYSVEIEFRTTQSANERADYVLKKDRSQVAIVEAKKLGAPMTPKERRQAKEYADYAGVSRCMLTDGAKWMLYDLNQGRNPDTMQPWIEFDIENDGPEQLILYSLTLWQQWFTPEVGSSPVSNLIFGSSVDDKPPDSPPKGGGKGGKGKKPPTHLIVTMPNEELIARDDAIDTFVEVIEKLGVDRVRSVFPELNMNAPTNTETKKRILERVAGKLKEPLEVKIVPKKR